In Papaver somniferum cultivar HN1 chromosome 1, ASM357369v1, whole genome shotgun sequence, a genomic segment contains:
- the LOC113348860 gene encoding uncharacterized protein LOC113348860: MTTIFHDMMHKELEIYVDDMVAKYAHSKDHVSVLRKVFQRLRKFQLKLNPNKCLFGAKSGKLIGFVVSNRGIKCDPLKAKAIIEMSPPRTEKEIRGFLGRLEYISRFINQLTPICEPIFKLLTKNVPTVWNHECQEAFEKIQKYLTSPPVLVSPTPGISFILYLSVTETSMGTMLGKYHEESGKERAIYYISKTLSGYESKYTMLEKTCLTLVWATQCLRHYMLSHKIQLQSRMDPIKYLFEKPVLSGRTSKWQLLLFEFDITYITKKSVKGRAIAYHLASHPLLDNTGIKIQFPDEWVMYADVAEDRSWKMYFDGARKKQGRGVGALLESPKGIHKPIVIRICFPSSNNVAEYEACIAGLKPAIEINVKSIIVYEDSLLIIKQNQKEWRVNEQLSQYHTYLEELTKKFDHIECHHIYGNKNHDVNALAVLASWLAVPEGMTVEPIEIGQRDEHTFCYAIQVVAEQLDGVPWFFDIRRYAVPHEIISDNGSNFIGEETKELLGKYKIKHHLASPYRPQTNGAVEAANKTLVKILKKMTDTYTDWSEKLPYALWSYRTLICTATGATPFSLTYGMEAMHPIEVEIPTLRVLKESQLPEDEWVKVRVEQLNLIDEKRLAAT, encoded by the exons ATGACGACCATCTTCCACGATATGATGCACAAAGAGCTAGAaatttatgtagatgacatgGTGGCAAAATATGCACATAGCAAGGATCATGTAAGTGTTCTAAGGAAAGTGTTTCAACGTCTTCGAAAATTTCAGCTTAAGCTCAATCCCAACAAGTGTTTGTTTGGCGCCAAGTCCGGGAAATTGATAGGCTTCGTCGTCAGCAATAGAGGAATTAAATGTGACCCATTAAAGGCTAAAGCTATCATCGAGATGTCTCCACCAAGAACTGAAAAAGAAATCAGGGGATTTTTGGGTCGACTAGAATACATAAGTCGGTTCATAAATCAGCTCACTCCCATATGCGAGCCAATATTCAAGCTACTAACGAAGAATGTGCCTACTGTATGGAATCATGAATGTCAAGAAGCATTTGAAAAGATCCAGAAATATCTGACAAGTCCACCAGTACTTGTTTCACCTACCCCGGGTATTTCATTCATTCTGTATCTCTCAGTCACTGAAACCTCTATGGGGACCATGTTGGGGAAATACCATGAAGAAAGCGGCAAAGAGAGAgccatatactacatcagcaaaacTCTTTCAGGATACGAGTCAAAGTACACCATGTTAGAGAAGACCTGCTTGACACTTGTTTGGGCAACGCAATGTCTTCGACATTACATGTTGTCTCATAAGATCCAGTTACAATCAAGGATGGATCCTATCAAATACTTGTTCGAGAAGCCTGTATTGTCCGGAAGAACGTCAAAATGGCAGTTGTTGCTCTTTGAGTTTGACATCACATATATCACAAAAAAATCCGTCAAAGGAAGGGCAATTGCTTATCACCTAGCATCGCATCCTCTCCTCGACAACACTGGTATAAAGATTCAGTTCCCAGACGAATGGGTGATGTACGCTGATGTAGCCGAAGATAGGTCATGGAAGATGTATTTTGATGGCGCCCGCAAAAAACAAGGAAGGGGTGTAGGGGCACTTCTAGAGTCACCAAAAGGTATTCATAAACCTATTGTTATCAGGATATGTTTTCCATCCTCTAACAATgttgcagaatatgaagcctgcATAGCTGGACTAAAACCCGCTATTGAAATCAATGTCAAAAGCATCATAGTGTACGAAGACTCACTCTTGATCATCAAGCAAAATCAGAAGGAATGGAGGGTTAACGAACAACTATCCCAATATCATACCTACCTTGAAGAGCTCACCAAAAAATTCGATCACATTGAGTGCCACCACATCTAcggaaacaaaaatcatgatgttaATGCTCTTGCTGTTTTAGCTTCTTGGCTCGCAGTCCCCGAAGGAATGACGGTGGAACCCATCGAAATAGGCCAAAGAGATGAACATACCTTTTGTTATGCCATACAAGTTGTCGCTGAACAATTAGACGGCGTTCCTTGGTTTTTTGATATTCGGAG ATATGCGGTTCCCCATGAAATAATATCAGATAATGGGTCAAACTTTATCGGTGAAGAAACCAAAGAACTGCTCGGAAAGTACAAGATTAAGCACCATCTCGCCTCACCATATCGGCCTCAAACTAATGGAGCGGTAGAAGCAGCCAACAAGACGCTCGTCAAAATCCTGAAGAAGATGACAGATACATATACAGATTGGAGTGAGAAATTACCATATGCTTTATGGTCATACAGAACCTTAATTTGCACCGCAACCGGAGCTACACCTTTCTCGCTCACATACGGTATGGAGGCAATGCATCCCATAGAGGTAGAAATTCCAACTCTAAGGGTTCTAAAGGAGAGTCAGTTACCTGAAGACGAATGGGTAAAAGTAAGAGTTGAACAACTAAATCTTATCGATGAAAAGAGGTTAGCAGCAACCTGA